In Gopherus flavomarginatus isolate rGopFla2 chromosome 1, rGopFla2.mat.asm, whole genome shotgun sequence, a single genomic region encodes these proteins:
- the EEF1AKMT1 gene encoding EEF1A lysine methyltransferase 1 isoform X2: MGGDDDDDDIPQLSSHTLAALQEFCRDQQQREGTKISQGFKQYSIGSIEEDWQLSQFWYDDETALCLANEAILAAGRGGRIACVSAPSVYQKLKEQDDKDFSVCILEYDKRFSVYGEEFIFYDYNNPLNLPGNLIPHSFDIVLADPPYLSEECLRKTAETIKYLTKGKILLCTGAVMEEQAVKHLGVKRCNFTPKHAQNLANEFRCYVNYDSGLDCDSSCSECT; this comes from the exons AtgggtggtgatgatgatgatgacgacaTCCCTCAGCTTTCATCCCATACGCTGGCTGCCCTGCAGGAGTTCTGTAGAGATCAGCAACAGAGAGAGGGCACAAAGATCTCCCAAGGGTTTAAACAGTATTCCATTGGCTCAATAGAGGAGGACTGG CAGTTGAGCCAGTTTTGGTATGATGATGAAACTGCATTGTGCCTGGCTAATGAAGCTATTCTGGCAGCTGGAAGAGGTGGCAG aATAGCGTGTGTTAGTGCTCCAAGTGTTTACCAGAAACTGAAAGAACAGGATGACAAAGATTTTTCAGTGTGTATACTGGAATATGACAAAAGATTTTCTGTATATGGAGAGGAATTTATCTTCTATGACTACAACAATCCATTGAATTTACCTGGAAATCTCATACCACACAGTTTTGACATAGTATTAGCGGATCCACCCTATCTGTCTGAGGAGTGTCTCAGAAAAACAGCAGAGACAATCAAATACTTAACAAAAGGAAAGATTCTGCTCTGTACAG gTGCAGTCATGGAAGAGCAGGCAGTGAAGCATCTTGGTGTGAAGAGGTGCAATTTTACTCCAAAACATGCGCAAAACTTAGCCAATGAATTTCGATGTTATGTGAATTATGATTCTGGACTAGACTGTGATTCTAGCTGTTCAGAGTGCACATAA
- the EEF1AKMT1 gene encoding EEF1A lysine methyltransferase 1 isoform X1 has product MGGDDDDDDIPQLSSHTLAALQEFCRDQQQREGTKISQGFKQYSIGSIEEDWLSQFWYDDETALCLANEAILAAGRGGRIACVSAPSVYQKLKEQDDKDFSVCILEYDKRFSVYGEEFIFYDYNNPLNLPGNLIPHSFDIVLADPPYLSEECLRKTAETIKYLTKGKILLCTGAVMEEQAVKHLGVKRCNFTPKHAQNLANEFRCYVNYDSGLDCDSSCSECT; this is encoded by the exons AtgggtggtgatgatgatgatgacgacaTCCCTCAGCTTTCATCCCATACGCTGGCTGCCCTGCAGGAGTTCTGTAGAGATCAGCAACAGAGAGAGGGCACAAAGATCTCCCAAGGGTTTAAACAGTATTCCATTGGCTCAATAGAGGAGGACTGG TTGAGCCAGTTTTGGTATGATGATGAAACTGCATTGTGCCTGGCTAATGAAGCTATTCTGGCAGCTGGAAGAGGTGGCAG aATAGCGTGTGTTAGTGCTCCAAGTGTTTACCAGAAACTGAAAGAACAGGATGACAAAGATTTTTCAGTGTGTATACTGGAATATGACAAAAGATTTTCTGTATATGGAGAGGAATTTATCTTCTATGACTACAACAATCCATTGAATTTACCTGGAAATCTCATACCACACAGTTTTGACATAGTATTAGCGGATCCACCCTATCTGTCTGAGGAGTGTCTCAGAAAAACAGCAGAGACAATCAAATACTTAACAAAAGGAAAGATTCTGCTCTGTACAG gTGCAGTCATGGAAGAGCAGGCAGTGAAGCATCTTGGTGTGAAGAGGTGCAATTTTACTCCAAAACATGCGCAAAACTTAGCCAATGAATTTCGATGTTATGTGAATTATGATTCTGGACTAGACTGTGATTCTAGCTGTTCAGAGTGCACATAA